One Thermoanaerobaculales bacterium DNA window includes the following coding sequences:
- a CDS encoding DUF1015 family protein → MARLQPFRAWRPRPELAAEVASPPYDVLSSEEARRMAEGNPLSFLHVGKPEIDLPPGTDVYSGAVYAKGAESLQQLIADGVLVREPAPALYLYRQRMGDHVQTGVVAGASVDEYEADLIKKHEHTRMAKEDDRTRHIDALDAQTGPVFLTYKARPEIDAIVSRLAAAAPAYDFVAPDGIQHVVWEISKPRDREALVAAFVPVPVMYVADGHHRSAAATRVRAQRRQANPGHTGEEGYNFFLAVIFPHDQMQILDYNRVVKDLQGRTVDVFLAAVEERFQVVPVERGRPDRPRCFGMYLGGRWYRLTAKPGSYPTDDPVRSLDAAILQDNLLGPWLGIGDPRKDERIDFVGGIRGLGELERLVDSGRFAVAFAMHPTSIEQLFAVADAGRVMPPKSTWFEPKLRDGLIVRPLED, encoded by the coding sequence ATGGCACGACTGCAGCCCTTCCGCGCGTGGCGGCCCCGTCCCGAGCTCGCGGCAGAGGTCGCCAGCCCGCCCTACGACGTCCTCTCCTCGGAGGAGGCGCGCAGGATGGCCGAGGGCAACCCGTTGTCCTTCCTCCATGTCGGCAAGCCGGAGATCGACCTGCCGCCGGGCACCGATGTCTACTCCGGCGCGGTCTACGCCAAAGGGGCCGAGAGCCTGCAGCAGCTGATCGCCGACGGGGTGCTGGTGCGGGAGCCGGCGCCCGCGCTCTACCTGTACCGGCAGCGGATGGGCGATCACGTCCAGACCGGGGTGGTCGCCGGGGCGAGCGTCGACGAGTACGAGGCCGACCTGATCAAGAAGCACGAGCACACGCGGATGGCCAAGGAGGACGACCGGACCCGCCACATCGATGCCCTCGACGCCCAGACCGGGCCGGTGTTCCTGACCTACAAGGCGCGGCCCGAGATCGACGCCATCGTCAGCCGCCTCGCCGCCGCGGCGCCGGCCTACGACTTCGTCGCGCCGGACGGGATCCAGCACGTGGTCTGGGAAATCTCCAAGCCACGCGACCGCGAGGCGCTGGTCGCGGCGTTCGTCCCCGTCCCCGTGATGTACGTCGCCGACGGCCACCATCGCTCGGCCGCGGCGACCAGGGTGCGGGCGCAGCGGCGCCAGGCCAACCCCGGCCACACCGGCGAGGAGGGCTACAACTTCTTCCTGGCCGTGATCTTCCCCCACGACCAGATGCAGATCCTGGACTACAACCGGGTGGTCAAGGACCTCCAGGGCCGGACGGTGGATGTGTTCCTCGCCGCAGTGGAGGAGAGGTTCCAGGTGGTGCCGGTCGAGCGCGGCAGGCCGGACCGGCCGCGGTGCTTCGGGATGTACCTGGGTGGGCGGTGGTACCGGCTGACGGCGAAGCCCGGCAGCTACCCGACTGACGACCCGGTGCGGTCGCTCGATGCGGCGATCCTGCAGGACAACCTGCTCGGGCCGTGGCTCGGCATCGGCGACCCCCGCAAGGACGAGCGGATCGATTTCGTGGGCGGGATCCGCGGGCTGGGCGAGCTCGAGCGGCTGGTCGACTCGGGTCGGTTCGCGGTGGCGTTCGCGATGCACCCGACCTCGATCGAGCAGCTGTTCGCGGTGGCCGACGCCGGTCGCGTCATGCCGCCGAAGTCGACCTGGTTCGAGCCCAAGCTGCGCGATGGTTTGATCGTACGACCCCTCGAGGATTGA
- a CDS encoding NAD(P)-dependent oxidoreductase, producing the protein MKILISDAFDPSLPGKLAAFGEVTDDKEQVAEVDVVLVRSKTKCDRDYIDRAKKLRLVIRGGVGLDNIDVDYARSKGIQVFNTAEASAVAVAELAFALMIAVPSRLIDGHVSMTQRQWLKKELKRTELMGKTLGLIGAGNIGTELARRALAFGMRVIAFDPLLKGHELVELVPLEQVLAQSDYLSLHVPLTDQTRGMINKDTIAAMKDGAVIVNTARGKCIVEADVAAALASKKLRAYATDVFFSDPPDPACPLYDAPNVVMTPHIGASSTENLLRIGDVVVHILEDFVSHTA; encoded by the coding sequence ATGAAGATCCTGATCTCAGACGCGTTCGACCCGTCACTGCCCGGAAAGCTGGCGGCCTTCGGCGAGGTCACCGACGACAAGGAGCAGGTGGCCGAGGTGGACGTGGTCCTGGTCCGCTCCAAGACCAAGTGCGACCGCGACTACATCGATCGCGCCAAGAAGCTGCGGCTGGTCATCCGGGGCGGAGTCGGCCTCGACAACATCGACGTCGACTACGCCCGCTCCAAGGGCATTCAGGTCTTCAACACCGCCGAGGCCTCGGCGGTGGCGGTCGCCGAGCTGGCGTTCGCGCTGATGATCGCGGTGCCTTCGCGGCTGATCGACGGCCACGTCAGCATGACGCAACGCCAGTGGCTCAAGAAGGAGCTCAAGCGCACCGAGCTGATGGGCAAGACCCTCGGCCTGATCGGCGCCGGGAACATCGGCACCGAGCTGGCGCGCAGAGCGCTGGCCTTCGGGATGCGGGTGATCGCCTTCGACCCGCTGCTCAAGGGACACGAGCTGGTCGAGCTGGTCCCGCTCGAGCAGGTGCTCGCCCAGTCCGACTACCTGTCGCTCCACGTCCCGCTGACCGACCAGACGCGTGGCATGATCAACAAGGACACGATCGCCGCGATGAAGGACGGTGCGGTCATCGTCAACACCGCCCGCGGCAAGTGCATCGTCGAGGCCGATGTGGCGGCGGCCCTCGCGTCGAAGAAGCTGCGCGCCTACGCCACCGACGTCTTCTTCTCGGATCCGCCGGATCCGGCCTGCCCGCTGTACGATGCTCCCAACGTCGTCATGACGCCCCACATCGGGGCATCGAGCACCGAGAACCTGCTGCGGATCGGGGACGTGGTCGTGCACATCCTCGAGGACTTCGTCAGCCACACGGCTTGA
- the serC gene encoding 3-phosphoserine/phosphohydroxythreonine transaminase, giving the protein MRSWNFYAGPATLPVAALERARDEMIDWAGTGMSVMETSHRSKEYDAVHHEAMDLFRELLGLDDDHVVLFLQGGASTQFAMVPMNFIPKGGSADYVITGSWAEKAYKEAKIVASARVAATCDGNGFTRVPAQQELALDPAAAYVHITSNNTIKGTQYHQFPEVGAVPLVADMSSDLLWRPFDANRFALIYAGAQKNLGPSGVVVVILKRSWLDKANDGLPTMLRYSTHVKEESLYNTPPTFSIYIVRNVLQWVKQEGGLAAMESRNRAKADLLYGVIEGSAGFYRCPVDPGSRSVMNVVWRLPSEELEAKFVSEAKAKRMFGLKGHRSVGGCRASIYNAMGIDGVQALAGFMEEFASKNR; this is encoded by the coding sequence ATGAGGAGCTGGAACTTCTACGCTGGGCCGGCGACCCTTCCGGTGGCCGCGCTCGAGCGCGCTCGCGACGAGATGATCGACTGGGCAGGCACCGGGATGTCCGTCATGGAGACCTCGCACCGGTCCAAGGAGTACGACGCGGTCCATCACGAGGCGATGGACCTGTTCCGCGAGCTGCTCGGGCTGGACGACGATCACGTGGTGCTCTTCCTGCAGGGCGGCGCGTCGACCCAGTTCGCGATGGTGCCGATGAACTTCATCCCCAAGGGCGGGTCGGCGGACTACGTGATCACCGGGTCGTGGGCCGAGAAGGCCTACAAGGAGGCCAAGATCGTGGCCTCCGCCCGGGTCGCCGCGACCTGCGACGGCAACGGCTTCACCCGCGTTCCCGCCCAGCAGGAGCTCGCGCTCGATCCGGCGGCGGCGTACGTCCACATCACATCGAACAACACCATCAAGGGCACCCAGTACCACCAGTTCCCCGAGGTCGGCGCGGTGCCGCTGGTGGCCGACATGTCGTCGGACCTGCTGTGGCGCCCGTTCGACGCCAACCGGTTCGCGCTGATCTACGCCGGGGCGCAGAAGAACCTCGGTCCGTCCGGCGTCGTCGTGGTCATCCTCAAGCGGTCCTGGCTCGACAAGGCCAACGACGGGCTGCCGACGATGCTCAGGTACTCCACCCACGTCAAGGAGGAGTCCCTCTACAACACCCCGCCCACGTTCTCGATCTACATCGTCCGCAACGTGCTGCAGTGGGTGAAGCAGGAGGGCGGGCTGGCCGCGATGGAGAGCAGGAACCGGGCCAAGGCGGACCTGCTCTACGGCGTCATCGAGGGCAGCGCGGGCTTCTACCGCTGCCCGGTGGACCCGGGCAGCCGGTCGGTGATGAACGTGGTCTGGCGGCTGCCGTCCGAGGAGCTCGAGGCCAAGTTCGTCTCCGAGGCCAAGGCGAAGCGGATGTTCGGGCTCAAGGGGCATCGCTCGGTCGGCGGCTGTCGCGCCTCGATCTACAACGCGATGGGCATCGATGGCGTGCAGGCCCTGGCCGGCTTCATGGAGGAGTTCGCGAGCAAGAACCGGTAG